One part of the Vicia villosa cultivar HV-30 ecotype Madison, WI linkage group LG6, Vvil1.0, whole genome shotgun sequence genome encodes these proteins:
- the LOC131613445 gene encoding uncharacterized protein LOC131613445 has protein sequence MGEQPRPLKYYAIPSQDEPHNSITAPAIEANNFELKPSLLSAVQQNQFSGNATEDPNLHLSVFLQYTDTVKANNEVFLARYFPSSKTAMLRAQINGFRQKDNEFLFEAWERYKDMLRLCPHHRLEEWLIIHTFYNGLLYNTRLTIDATAGGALMDKAYADAYALIESMAQNHYQWGSERAQSEKTSGEKSSTKSGMYEISSLDRVNAKVDALTQKIENLTVAPIAVVAAVSPNCEICRMSGHAAPECHLLAGVSLEPVNYAQGNPYSNTYNPGWKNHPNFSYKNNNALYAPGQAPSVPPGYQKAPFASPNVPRKSNLELMMENFISTQTQTNKYFINQNVHTNEQIKQLVTKVDALATHNKMLETQISQVAQQQAPTAAPAGTFPVQPQPNPKGHAHAIILRSGRVMDEPTDPRLKNPAMFQSPRKTIEEESRPKDKPSDPKEKEDK, from the exons ATGGGAGAACAGCCGCGTCCTCTCAAATATTACGCTATTCCTTCGCAAGATGAACCTCATAATAGCATTACTGCTCCTGCTATTGAGGCGAATAATTTCGAGCTAAAACCATCGTTGTTATCAGCTGTACAACAAAACCAATTTTCTGGAAATGCGACGGAAGACCCTAATCTTCATTTGTCAGTGTTCTTGCAATACACAGACACTGTAAAGGCGAATAAT GAAGTCTTCCTGGCACGTTATTTTCCATCTAGTAAGACCGCCATGCTAAGAGCCCAAATCAATGGGTTTAGACAAAAAGACAACGAGTTTTTATTCGAAGCGTGGGAgagatacaaggacatgcttagactctGTCCACATCACAGATTAGAAGAATGGTTAATTATCCATACCTTCTACAATGGTCTCCTCTACAATACGAGACTTACAATTGACGCCACCGCAGGTGGCGCACTGATGGACAAAGCGTATGCTGATGCCTATGCACTTATCGAGAGTATGGCTCAGAATCATTATCAATGGGGAAGCGAGAGAGCTCAATCAGAGAAAACTTCTGGAGAGAAATCTTCAACGAAGAGTGGGATGTACGAGATAAGTAGCCTCGACCGCGTTAACGCCAAAGTCGATGCCCTAACTCAGAAGATTGAAAATCTCACTGTAGCACCTATAGCCGTCGTGGCTGCTGTTTCCCCAAATTGCGAAATATGCAGGATGTCTGGACATGCTGCCCCCGAGTGCCATCTTTTGGCAGGAGTTTCCCTCGAACCAGTAaactacgctcaaggaaacccctaCTCAAACACGTATAACCCAGGATGGAAGAATCACCCTAATTTCTCGTACAAGAACAATAATGCCTTGTACGCACCTGGCCAAGCACCCAGTGTACCACCTGGATATCAAAAGGCACCATTCGCTTCTCCTAACGTCCCTAGGAAGTCTAACTTAGAATTGATGATGGAAAATTTCATATCCACTCAAACTCAGACTAATAAATATTTCATAAACCAGAACGTGCACACCAATGAGCAAATCAAACAGTTAGTGACTAAAGTAGACGCGTTGGCCACTCACAACAAGATGCTTGAGACACAAATCTCTCAAGTGgcacaacaacaagcacctactgccgcACCTGCTGGGACATTTCCGGTACAGCCACAACCTAACCCAAAGGGACATGCTCATGCTATTATTCTCCGAAGTGGTAGAGTGATGGACGAACCGACTGACCCTAGGCTTAAAAACCCTGCTATGTTCCAAAGCCCTAGGAAGACAATTGAGGAGGAAAGTAGACCCAAGGATAAACCAAGTGATCCGAAGGAGAAAGAGGACAAGTAA